The Dreissena polymorpha isolate Duluth1 chromosome 10, UMN_Dpol_1.0, whole genome shotgun sequence genome includes a region encoding these proteins:
- the LOC127847868 gene encoding kelch domain-containing protein 9-like: MANKHGDGLLPIDWEVLLPAGPALANHAGCIVGNTFYVHGGVTRHRGIVPSNKLYDLHLDTLIWNEVRVEGSPHLSHHACVAIDDRYMVLIGGWDGQSRLSSVHVFDTKGRVWCNPVDIGFPEEAGLSSHAALLLDTGNILVVGREGCKRTVEKHGNAYLLRPDFEKMVFEYTKISADSISRSGHTLNTLDNIAFILGGRADDFIEFHKGFNSKEPLGALNSNFIDILRKNVLLPLTSHPNGRKHHISIVGKDCIIMHGGEVFKGKSRTPVSDMLLMIAKPEPSFYKIGNSAVARAAHVCVNIGDRVIFHGGVGWNNVIYGDCYELKLRI, from the coding sequence ATGGCCAATAAGCATGGTGATGGCTTGCTCCCTATTGATTGGGAGGTTCTGCTCCCAGCTGGCCCCGCCCTTGCCAATCACGCCGGCTGTATAGTCGGTAACACTTTTTATGTTCACGGTGGAGTGACCAGACACCGCGGCATCGTGCCTTCCAACAAACTGTATGATCTTCACCTTGACACGCTTATCTGGAATGAGGTCAGAGTGGAAGGGTCACCTCATCTTAGCCACCACGCCTGTGTTGCCATTGATGACCGGTATATGGTTCTGATTGGCGGTTGGGATGGGCAGAGCCGCTTGTCAAGTGTGCATGTGTTTGACACCAAAGGCAGGGTGTGGTGCAATCCTGTTGACATAGGCTTCCCGGAAGAGGCCGGTTTGAGTTCACACGCAGCTCTGTTACTAGACACTGGGAATATTCTGGTCGTTGGCCGTGAAGGTTGTAAGAGGACTGTAGAGAAGCATGGGAACGCGTATCTTCTTAGACCAGATTTTGAAAAAATGGTGTTTGAGTATACAAAAATATCGGCCGATAGCATATCACGATCTGGACACACATTGAACACATTAGATAATATTGCATTCATACTTGGTGGTAGGGCTGATGACTTCATAGAATTTCATAAAGGCTTTAATTCTAAAGAACCTCTGGGTGCTCTGAACTCAAACTTCATTGACATTCTACGTAAAAACGTTTTACTGCCCTTAACAAGTCACCCTAACGGTCGCAAGCACCATATTTCAATCGTTGGAAAGGACTGTATTATTATGCATGGTGGCGAAGTGTTCAAAGGGAAGTCACGGACCCCCGTCTCCGACATGCTTTTGATGATAGCCAAGCCTGAACCAAGCTTTTACAAGATTGGGAACAGTGCCGTTGCCCGTGCTGCCCATGTTTGTGTCAACATTGGAGACAGGGTTATTTTTCACGGTGGAGTGGGCTGGAATAATGTGATTTATGGAGACTGTTATGAACTGAAGCTCCGAatttaa